In the genome of Lynx canadensis isolate LIC74 chromosome X, mLynCan4.pri.v2, whole genome shotgun sequence, one region contains:
- the MCTS1 gene encoding malignant T-cell-amplified sequence 1 isoform X1: MGKGRFDEKENVSNCIQLKTSVIKGIKNQLIEQFPGIEPWLNQIMPKKDPVKMVRCHEHIEILTVNGELLFFRQREGPFYPTLRLLHKYPFILPHQQVDKGAIKFVLSGANIMCPGLTSPGAQLYPAAVDTVVAIMAEGKQHALCVGVMKMSAEDIEKVNKGIGIENIHYLNDGLWHMKTYK, translated from the exons ATGGGCAAAGGAAG atttgatgaaaaagaaaacgTGTCTAACTGCATCCAGTTGAAAACCTCAGTTATAAAGGGTATTAAGAACCAATTGATAGAGCAATTTCCAGGTATTGAACCATGGCTTAATCAAATCATGCCTAAGAAAGATCCTGTCAAAATGGTTCGATG CCATGAACATATAGAAATCCTTACAGTAAATGGAGAATTACTGTTTTTTAGACAAAGAGAAGGGCCTTTTTATCCAACCCTAAGGTTACTTCACAAAT atcCTTTTATCCTGCCACACCAGCAGGTTGATAAAGGAGCCATCAAATTTGTTCTCAGTGGAGCAAATATCATGTGTCCAGGCTTAACTTCTCCTGGAGCTCAACTTTACCCTGCTGCAGTAGATACAGTTGTT GCAATCATGGCAGAAGGAAAACAGCATGCTCTGTGTGTTGGAGTCATGAAGATGTCTGCAGAAGATAT TGAGAAAGTCAACAAAGGAATTGGCATTGAAAATATCCATTATTTAAATGATGGGCTGTGGCATATGAAGACATATAAATGA
- the MCTS1 gene encoding malignant T-cell-amplified sequence 1 isoform X2: MFKKFDEKENVSNCIQLKTSVIKGIKNQLIEQFPGIEPWLNQIMPKKDPVKMVRCHEHIEILTVNGELLFFRQREGPFYPTLRLLHKYPFILPHQQVDKGAIKFVLSGANIMCPGLTSPGAQLYPAAVDTVVAIMAEGKQHALCVGVMKMSAEDIEKVNKGIGIENIHYLNDGLWHMKTYK; the protein is encoded by the exons ATGTTCAAGAA atttgatgaaaaagaaaacgTGTCTAACTGCATCCAGTTGAAAACCTCAGTTATAAAGGGTATTAAGAACCAATTGATAGAGCAATTTCCAGGTATTGAACCATGGCTTAATCAAATCATGCCTAAGAAAGATCCTGTCAAAATGGTTCGATG CCATGAACATATAGAAATCCTTACAGTAAATGGAGAATTACTGTTTTTTAGACAAAGAGAAGGGCCTTTTTATCCAACCCTAAGGTTACTTCACAAAT atcCTTTTATCCTGCCACACCAGCAGGTTGATAAAGGAGCCATCAAATTTGTTCTCAGTGGAGCAAATATCATGTGTCCAGGCTTAACTTCTCCTGGAGCTCAACTTTACCCTGCTGCAGTAGATACAGTTGTT GCAATCATGGCAGAAGGAAAACAGCATGCTCTGTGTGTTGGAGTCATGAAGATGTCTGCAGAAGATAT TGAGAAAGTCAACAAAGGAATTGGCATTGAAAATATCCATTATTTAAATGATGGGCTGTGGCATATGAAGACATATAAATGA
- the C1GALT1C1 gene encoding C1GALT1-specific chaperone 1 — protein MLSESSSFLKGVMLGSIFCALITMLGHIRIGHGNRMHHEHHHLQAPNKEDISKISEDERMELSKSFRVYCIILVKPKDVSLWAAVKETWTKHCDKAEFFSSENVKVFESINMETNDMWLMMRKAYKYAFDKYRDQYNWFFLARPSTFAIIENLKYFLLKKDPSQPFYLGHTIKSGDLEYVSVEGGIVLSIESMKRLNSLLSIPEKCPEQGGMIWKISEDKQLAVCLKYAGVFAENAEDSEGKDVFNTKSIGLFIKEAMTNHPNLVVEGCCSDMAVTFNGLTPNQMHVMMYGVYRLRAFGHIFNDALVFLPPNGSDND, from the coding sequence ATGCTTTCTGAAAGCAGTTCATTTTTGAAGGGTGTGATGCTCGGAAGCATTTTCTGTGCCTTGATCACTATGCTAGGACACATTAGGATTGGTCATGGAAACAGAATGCACCATGAGCATCATCACCTACAAGCTCCTAATAAAGAAGATATCTCGAAGATTTCAGAGGATGAACGCATGGAGCTCAGTAAGAGCTTTCGAGTATACTGTATCATTCTTGTAAAACCCAAAGATGTGAGTCTTTGGGCTGCAGTGAAGGAGACTTGGACCAAACACTGTGACAAAGCAGAATTCTTCAGTTCTGAAAATGTTAAAGTGTTTGAGTCTAttaacatggaaacaaatgacatGTGGTTGATGATGAGAAAAGCTTACAAATATGCCTTTGATAAATACAGAGACCAATACAACTGGTTCTTCCTTGCACGCCCCTCTACATTTGCTATTATTGaaaacttaaagtattttttgttaaaaaaggaTCCATCACAACCTTTCTATCTAGGCCACACTATAAAATCTGGAGACCTTGAATATGTGAGTGTGGAAGGAGGCATTGTCTTAAGTATAGAATCCATGAAAAGGCTTAACAGCCTTCTCAGTATCCCTGAAAAGTGTCCTGAACAGGGAGGGATGATTTGGAAGATATCTGAAGATAAGCAGCTAGCAGTCTGCCTGAAATATGCTGGAGTGTTTGCAGAAAATGCAGAAGATTCTGAAGGAAAAGATGTATTTAATACCAAATCCATTGGGCTTTTTATTAAAGAGGCAATGACTAATCACCCCAACCTGGTGGTAGAAGGATGCTGTTCGGATATGGCTGTTACTTTTAATGGACTGACTCCTAATCAGATGCATGTGATGATGTATGGAGTATACCGTCTTAGGGCGTTTGGGCATATTTTCAATGATGCATTGGTCTTCTTACCTCCAAATGGTTCTGACAATGACTGA